In the genome of Polynucleobacter sp. TSB-Sco08W16, the window GTCATTTACGTTAATTGCTGGGAACTTCAAGTCACCCTTAGCAAACATTTGATACAAGCGATGTACGCCCGTAGTCGTTTCTTCTGTAACGCCTTTTACTTTTTCTAGGCGTGTCGAATACCAAGTCGGATCTTGTGCCAGTTTTTTCTTGATGGCAGCAAACAAAATTGTTTCTTCTTCGCTTGTTGGATTATTCAAGCAGGCTTGATCTTTTTCAGCGCGCGCACCAAGATGCAATAACAAAGTAGCATCGCCACCATCATCCAAAATCATGTTGGTATAGCCGCCATCCGCCCACTCAAAAATACGGTGCGTAAAGTCCCAGTACTGCTCAAGGGTTTCGCCCTTAATTGCAAATACTGGCGTACCGTTAGCAGCAATCGCTGCAGCAGCGTGATCTTGGGTTGAGAAAATGTTGCAAGAGGCCCACTGCACTTCGGCACCAAGGGCCTCAAGTGTCTCAATCAATACTGCCGTTTGGATGGTCATGTGTAATGAACCAGTGATGCGCGCACCGCGCAATGGCTGTTGTGCAGCGAACTCATCACGAATGGCGATCAAGCCAGGCATTTCGGTTTCAGCGATCGCAATTTCTTTACGGCCAAAGTCAGCCAAAGAAATATCAGCAATTGCGCAACGTGTTGCTACAAAGTTATTTAAATCAGAAACGGTATTCATTAATGCTCCAGCTAAATACGATTCAACGCTGGAGTAGAAACTCGCTAGCCATCGAATCATGGGTTAGCGAGCGCAGTTGCAATGAGTAAACTTCGATTAAAAGTCCGCTCCCTTCAAGCCTGGGGAAGTGCTGGGTCTCAGCATTCCTTGCAACGCTCCTTGAAGGTATGGCGTAATTGTAAACAATTACGCCATATTTCGTCTTAGTACACCTATAAACTACTTATTTACCGCTTAAAGACCTGCTGCAGCACGTAATGCAGGCGCCTTATCTGTCTGCTCCCAAGTAAATTCTGGTTCTTCACGACCGAAGTGGCCATAAGCAGCAGTTTTACGATAGATTGGGCGCAAGAGATTGAGCATCTTCACGATACCTTTTGGACGCAGGTCAAAGTGCTCAGAAACCAATTGAGCAATCTTCTCATCTGAAATCTTGCCAGTACCAAATGTGCTCACCATGACTGAAGTTGGCTTTGCAACACCAATCGCATATGAGATCTGAATCAAGCACTTGCTTGCCAAACCAGCAGCAACCACGTTCTTTGCAACATAACGGCCAGCGTATGCAGCAGAGCGGTCAACCTTAGACGGATCTTTACCAGAGAAAGCGCCACCACCGTGAGGAGCTGCACCGCCGTAGGTATCCACAATAATTTTGCGGCCAGTTAAACCACAATCGCCTTGTGGACCACCGATAACAAATCGACCAGTTGGGTTCACCAAGAAATTAATCGCGCCTTTAATCAAATGCTTAGGCAATACAGGTTTGATGATTTCTTCGATCACAGCTTCACGTAATTTCTCGAGAGAAATTTCTTCGTCGTGTTGAGTTGACAACACAACAGTGTCGATAGAGTCGGGTTTGCCGTCTACATAACGCAATGTCACTTGGGACTTTGCATCAGGGCGCAACCAGTTCAAACGACCATCGCGACGTAATTGAGACTGACGCTCCACCAAACGGTGTGACAAATGAATTGGCAAAGGCATGAGCTCTGCAGTTTCGTCGCATGCGTAACCGAACATCAAACCTTGGTCGCCTGCGCCTTGATCTAAGCCGTCATCATGGGCTTTATCAACACCTTGAGCGATATCTGGACTTTGCTTGTCATAAGCGACTAATACTGCACAACCTTTGTAGTCGATACCGTAAGCAGTATTGTCATAACCAATTTCACGCAAGGTATTGCGAGCTACCTGGATGTAATCAACATTAGCGTTAGTAGTAATTTCACCAGCCAAAACCACCAAGCCGGTATTACATAAAGTTTCTGCAGCAACGCGTGCTGTTGGGTCTTGAGCCAAGATGGCATCAAGAATCGAATCAGAAATTTGGTCTGCTACTTTATCGGGATGACCTTCAGAGACCGACTCTGAGGTGAAGAAGTAATCATTTGCCATTGCATATTCCTTTAAAAATTAACACGATCTATGGGACAACTCGACGTGCCAGGAACCACAACGGCGACGCTTTAGCAGAATTTTTGAATCGCCCTGCAAGTTGTCTTAACTCAGCGATAGGTCAATATTATCTGAAAAGGGCCAAATTCATCAAGGTTTGCTTAAATTTGGTCAATACAGCCGCTTTGAATATCATTGGGGGGTGCGTAAATTCCTACTAAAGATTGCCCTCAATACCATTGCTATGCTCCCCCTAGCGGTAGTGCAGGTATTTGGGGCTATCTTGGGTCTTCTTGCCTACGTGGGCTCTAAACAATATCGCACACTCTTTAGGCCTCAATATGAGGCTGTAGTCAATGAGCACAAGCTACCTTTAAAGCCCTGGGAAGCAGTACGTGCATCAGGCATGCTGTTTTCAGATAGCTTGTGGATTTGGCGTAACCCTCAAAAAGCACTGAAATTGGTTGAGGTACAAAACTGGGATCTAGTTGAAGCAGCAATTCAAGAAGGGCATGGTCTTGTTATGCTGACCCCACATCTGGGTGGCTTTGAAATTATTCCGAGAGTATTGGCGCAACATTTCCCTGCCACCATTTTGTATCGTCCATCCCGCCAAGAATGGCTTAACGAGGTTGTTGAAAATGGTCGTGCATACCCGAACATGCATTTCGTACCAACTAATCTCCATGGTGTTCGTGAAATGACAAGGGCACTTACTCGAGGAGAAGCCATTGGCATTCTTCCAGATCAAGTTCCCAGTGGTGGTGAGGGCGTATGGGTCCCCTTCTTTGGTCGACCAGCCTACACAACACCTCTACCAGCCCGCCTTGCCAATCGCAATAACACGCCAGTAGTCATGTTTACAGCAAAGCGTAAAGCGATTGGCCAAGGTTGGCTCATGCAAGCCACTAGGCTCGCGCGTTTATCCGAAGATGCCAATGTTGCAGCCGCCGAACTCAATACTGCAATTGAAAACGCAGTCCTAGTTGCGCCCGAACAATTCATTTGGTCCTACAACCGGTACAAGCATCCCGCTGGTGCAGAATTGCCTCCAAGCGCCTGATTAACTGTCTATCATTTTTAAATGGTCTGGTTATCTAACCTCTTCAATTTCTTGGCGCTGAATGTATTGCGCTTATTTGCTTTTCTCCCTTATGGCATCACTATCTATTTTGGCTATGGTCTTGGTTGGCTGGCAGCCCACATTCCAAACGATCGCGCAAAAGTGGTTAAGACCAATCTACGCTTATGTTTTCCAAGCTTGAGTGAAAAAGAAATTGATGCCTTAGCACTTGAACATTGGAAATTATTTGGTCGCAGCGTGTTGGAGAGAAGTCGTATTTGGCTAGGTAGTGGAAAACAAATTACAGATATCGTAAGTATTGATTCTGCAATTACCTTAGGCGATCGCAAGCCGCGTCTTCTTATTAATCCCCATTTTGTTGGTCTTGAAGGTGGCTTCATGGCGCTCTCTGTATTGGCTAGCCAACATGACTGGCCAAGGGGTGCAGGCCTTTATCAAAATATGAAGAACCCTTTCTTCAATCAAAAGATGATTGAGTGGAGAAATCGTTTTGGCGGCAAATCCATCGAAAGACAAAGTCGTCTACGCGATCTGATTCGTGAGATTC includes:
- the metK gene encoding methionine adenosyltransferase, whose protein sequence is MANDYFFTSESVSEGHPDKVADQISDSILDAILAQDPTARVAAETLCNTGLVVLAGEITTNANVDYIQVARNTLREIGYDNTAYGIDYKGCAVLVAYDKQSPDIAQGVDKAHDDGLDQGAGDQGLMFGYACDETAELMPLPIHLSHRLVERQSQLRRDGRLNWLRPDAKSQVTLRYVDGKPDSIDTVVLSTQHDEEISLEKLREAVIEEIIKPVLPKHLIKGAINFLVNPTGRFVIGGPQGDCGLTGRKIIVDTYGGAAPHGGGAFSGKDPSKVDRSAAYAGRYVAKNVVAAGLASKCLIQISYAIGVAKPTSVMVSTFGTGKISDEKIAQLVSEHFDLRPKGIVKMLNLLRPIYRKTAAYGHFGREEPEFTWEQTDKAPALRAAAGL
- a CDS encoding lysophospholipid acyltransferase family protein, with protein sequence MRKFLLKIALNTIAMLPLAVVQVFGAILGLLAYVGSKQYRTLFRPQYEAVVNEHKLPLKPWEAVRASGMLFSDSLWIWRNPQKALKLVEVQNWDLVEAAIQEGHGLVMLTPHLGGFEIIPRVLAQHFPATILYRPSRQEWLNEVVENGRAYPNMHFVPTNLHGVREMTRALTRGEAIGILPDQVPSGGEGVWVPFFGRPAYTTPLPARLANRNNTPVVMFTAKRKAIGQGWLMQATRLARLSEDANVAAAELNTAIENAVLVAPEQFIWSYNRYKHPAGAELPPSA
- a CDS encoding lipid A biosynthesis acyltransferase, whose product is MVWLSNLFNFLALNVLRLFAFLPYGITIYFGYGLGWLAAHIPNDRAKVVKTNLRLCFPSLSEKEIDALALEHWKLFGRSVLERSRIWLGSGKQITDIVSIDSAITLGDRKPRLLINPHFVGLEGGFMALSVLASQHDWPRGAGLYQNMKNPFFNQKMIEWRNRFGGKSIERQSRLRDLIREIQTGNFIFIAPDIDLGPRDSVFVPFFGIQTNTITSVSRLARLSGAEVCLMTTTLNQDRKGYTCHISKPLPNFPSNDVEKDTARLNQYIEELVRERPAEYYWVHKRFKHRPPGEPSLYK